In the genome of Natronomonas salina, the window CGCCTCACTGCTCCTGACCGCGAATGCGTTCGCGGCGACGGACACGACGCCCCCGTTCACCCTCCAGTTCGCCCTGGTGGCCGACGAGGAGACCGGCGGCCCCGCGGGCACCGAGACCCTCCTGGAGCGCGACGCCGTCGACCCCGACGTCTGCGTCGTCGCCGAGACCACCTCCGCGCCGGAGCGCCGCTCGGTCACCGTCGCCGAGCGGGGCCGTCTGTGGCTCACCCTCGAGGCGACCGGCCAGGCCGCCCACGGCTCCCGCCCGATGCTGGGCGTCAACGCCATCGACCGCCTGGACGACGCCATCGAGGACTGCCGGGCCGTCCTCGAGGACCTCGACCTCTCGATCGACCCGCAGATGGAGTCGGTCATCGAGGAGTCCGTGGAGTACTACGCGCCCGCGATGGGTCGGGAGACCGCCCGCTCGCTCTTCGAGCAGCCGACGGCCAACCTCGGGACGTTCAACGGCGGCGACGCCATCAACAGCGTCCCCGAGCGCGCCGTCGCCGAACTCGACGTCCGGCTGACCCCCAGCGTCGACCCGTCGGCCGTCCTCACGACCGTCGGCGACGTCCTCGAGGACCACGACCGCGTCTCGGTCCGCGAGGTCTCCTCCACCGCCGGCACCTACGAGTCCCAGGACAGCCCGGTCATCGACCCCGCCGTCGAGGCCACGCGCCAGGTGACCGGCGACCGCGTCTACCGCCGGTGTGCCAGCGGCGGCAGCGACGCCCGCCTCTTCAGGAACGAGGGCGTCCCCACCGTCGAACTCGGCCTCGGGCACGGCAACGCCCACTCGACCGACGAGTACACCACGACGGACACGCTCGTCGGCAACGCCGCCGTCTACACGCTGCTGCCGTACCGCTGCGGGCAGAACTGAGTTCTCGAACGGAAGCGCCTCTGCGCCGTCGTCAACGACGACGCCGTCGACCGCACAACTTCACCGACCTACTGCTCCAGCACTTCGACGCCGTCGTCAGCGACGACGCCGTCGACCGCACAACATCACCGACCTACTACTTCAGCACTTCGACGCCGTCGTCGGTCCCCACGTACACCGCGTCCGCCATCCCCACGAACAGCCCGTGTTCGACGACGCCCGGGACGGCCGCCAGGTCGGCCGCCAGCGCCTCCGGCGCCGCGATCGCGCCGAACTCGCAGTCGACGACGAGGTTGCCGTTGTCCGTGACCACCGGCCCGTCCTTCCGCTCGGCGTCCCGGAGCGTCGGCTCGCCGCCGAGGGCCCGCAGGTCCGCGTTCACCACCGGGACGGCGTCGGGCAGCACCTCGACGGGGACCGCCAGGTCGAGCGTCCGCGCTCGCTTCGTCTCGTCGACGACGACCAGGAACCGGTCGGCCGCCGCGTCCACGAGCTTCTCGCGGGCGTGCGCGGCACCGCCGCCCTTGATCAGGTCGCCGTCGGCCACCTGGTCGGCGCCGTCGACGGCGACGTCCGGCGTGGCGTCCTCCAGCGTCGTCAGCGGGATACCCACCTCGCGGGCGAGCTGCCGTGACTGGTAGGACGTCGGGATTCCACGGACGTCGAGTCCGGCGTCGACCTCGCGGCCGAGCGCCCGGATGGCCGCCGCGGCCGTCGACCCCGTGCCCAGGCCGACGACCATCCCGTCGTCGACCGCCTCGGCGGCGCGTGCTCCGGCGCGGCGCTTCTGTTCGTCGGTCCCGCCGCTCTGCTTCATGTCTGTCAGTGGCACCGACTCGGGAAAAGCACTTGCGGTGCTGGGCGTCCGAACTGGGTCGTTGCTCGCGGGTCGTGTGCGCTCTCTGTTCGGCTAGTCGGGGGCGCTCAGAATGTATCTCCCTGTTCGCGGGTCGCTTGCGCTCCCCGCTCGCCATAACGGGACCTCCCTTCGGTCGGTCCCGCAGCCGACGGGATTTTTACCACCCCGCGAGACCGTCTCCACATGTTCGGAACGAGCGGTATCCGCGGCCCCGTCGGCGACGAGGTGACGGCCGACCTCGCGCTCCGCGTCGGGCGGGCGCTCGGCGCCGAGACCGACCGCGTCGTCGTCGGACGGGACCCCCGCGGCAGCGGCGAACTCCTCGCGGACGCCCTCGCGGCGGGGCTGCGCGAACTCGGGACCGACGTCGTCGACCTGGGCCTCGCCGCGACGCCCACCGTCGCCCGCGCCGTCGCGTGGCGGGACGCCGACGCCGGGGCCGTCGTCACCGCGAGCCACAACCCCCCGGAGGACAACGGCATCAAGCTCTGGCAGCCCTCCGGGCAGGCCTACGACGCCGAGGGGCGCCAGCGCATGACCGAGCGCATCGAGGCCGACGACCCAGACCTCGAACCGTGGGACGGCATCGGCGAGCGGACGACCGCCAGCGACGTCGACCGGCACCTCGAGACGCTCGTCGACGCCGTCGACGGACCCCTCGACCTCACCGTCGCGGTGGACGTCGGGAACGGTGCTGGAGGTGTCACTCCGGACGCGCTCGTCGAACTCGGCTGCGAGGTCGAGACGCTGAACGCCCAGCCGGACGGCCGGTTCCCGGGGCGGCCCTCCGAGCCCACGGCGGAGAACTGCGCGGCGCTCGCGACCCTCGTCGAGGGCGGCGACTACGACCTCGGGATCGCCCACGACGGCGACGCCGACCGGATGCGCGCCGCCGCCGGCGACGGGACGTTCCTCGCCGGCGACGTCCTGCTGGCGCTGTTCGCGGCCGACGCCGCGGCGGCCGGCCAGCGCGTGGCGGTCCCGGTCGACACCAGCCTCGCCGTCGAGGACTTCCTCGCCGAGCGCGACGTCGACGTCACCCGGACGCCAGTCGGCGACGTCTACGTGGCCGAGGCCGCGGCTGAACCGGACGTCGCCTTCGGCGGCGAACCCTCCGGCGCCTGGATCTGGCCCGAGGAGACGCTGTGTCCCGACGGCCCCCTGGCCGCGGTGCGGATCGCAGCGCTCGCGGCCGAGAAGCCGCTCGAGGACCGCATCGACGAGATCCCCACCTACCCAATCCGACGGGCGAACGTCGAGACCGACGACAAGGCGGCGGTGATGGCGGCAGTCGAGGACAGCGTCTTCGAGCGGTACGACTCCGTCGAGACGCTCGACGGCGTCCGCGTCAGCACCGACGCGGGCTGGTTCCTCGTGCGGGCGAGCGGCACCCAGCCGCTGATCCGCGTGACCGCGGAGGCGCGCGAGTCGGATCGGGCGGAGGAACTCCTGGCGGACGCGCGGAACCTCGTCGAAGCGGCCCGGTGAGAGCCGGCAGACGAGAGAAGAGACGCTCGGTCGCGGTGCCAGTTACGTCCGACGGGTGGAGCGGGCCTCGCGGACGTCGGAGCCGTCGCGGATCTTGTCCTCACACTGGGGACAGACGCGCGGATCTTCGATACCGTTCGGCGTGAAAACCCGAGCGTACGCTGCCGTTACGAACGCGCCGCAGTTCTGGCATTCCGGCATACCCCTACCCTGGAACTGGACCCACATAATAATAGTGTGTCAACATGTATCGAACGGGCGACAGAATCCCGATAGCAGCCGGATTCGACCGTCTCGAGGCGACGGGTTCCGGCAAGATATGCGTTCGCTGACAGGAAGTGGTCACAGCAGATCGAGGAGCGCGTCGACGTCGGCCTCGTCGTTGAACGCGTGGACCGACGCCCGGACCGCATCGGAGGGAAGGTCGCGGACGACCACGTCCGCCGCGTTCGCGCGGTCGACGAACGCCTGGGCGTCCTCGACGGCGAAGGTGACCAGCCCGGACTCGTAGGCCTCCGGCGAGACGAGGCGGTCGCCGAGCCCGGCCTTGAGCCGGTCGGTCAGCCGCTCGATGCGGTTCTCCACCGCGTCCATCCCCACAGCCTCGAGCATCTCGACGGCCTCGACCAGACCGGCGTACGGCGCCACCGCCGACGTCGACACCTCGAACCGCCCGGCGTCGTCGCGGTACTCGAACCCCTCGCCCGTCGGGTCGACGACGCTGTGGTACCCGACGTGTCGCGGCCGGAACGCCGAGAGCGAATCGGGGTCGACGTAGCAGAATCCGGCGCCCCAGGGGCCGAGCAACCACTTGTGCCCCGAAGCGCAGACCACGTCGGCGCCCCATGCCTCGACGTCGACCGGGTGCTGGCCGACCGTCTGGACCGCGTCGACGAGGACCAAGGCGCCGGCGTCGTGGGCTATCTCGACGGCCTCCGCGACCGGCAGCCGGGTGCCGTGCAGCCAGCTCTCGGAGCTGAGACAGACCAGCCGCGCGTCGGCGACCGCCTCGCGGTAGTCGTTCATCGGCAGCCGGCCACCGGGGCACTCGACCGTCGTCACCTCGACGCCCTCGTCCCGGAGCCGCCGCCACGGGAGGACGCCGGAGGGGTGTTCGAGGTCCGTCCGGACGACGCGGTCGCCGGCCGACCAGTCGACGGCGTTGGCCACGCGGCTGATCCCGTCGCCGGTCGACGCGACGAGCGCGACGTCCTCGGGCCGACAGCCCAGGTGGTCGGCCAGCGTCTCGCGGGCCGACGCCCGGACCGACTCGGCGACCTCGTAGTGGCCCGCCGAGCAGGCCTCGAACTCCTGGTCCCGCTGGGCCGACTCGACCGCCTCGACGACGCGGCGCGGCGCCGGGCCGCTCGCCCCCGTGTTCAGGTACGCGCACGACTCGCAGGCCGGGACGTCCGCGCGGAGTGCCGCTGGATCCATACCGCGGCTACGCCCGCCACCGCCAAGGAAGTGGCGAGGTGCCCCGACCCGGGGTCCGGTTCCAGTGGAAGCGCAACCGGCATACGCCCCCCGGCCGTGGTCGCCTCCATGCCGACGGTCACGACCGAGGGGACGACGCTCGCCTACGAGGTCGCCGGGGAGCCGGACCGACCGACGGTGGTCTTCGTCGCCGACGCCGGCTTCGGCCCCTGGATCTGGGGCTGGCAGGCGCCACAACTGTCCGGGCCGTACCGAACGGTCGTCTACGCGACCCGCGGGACCGACGGCTCCGACGCGGCGGGGCCGTACGACGTCGACCGCCTCGCCGCGGACCTGGAGGCCGTCCTCGCGGACGCCGACGTCCCTCGCGTCCACGTCGTCGGCGCGGGCCTCGGCGGGATGGTCGCGCTCCGATACGCGCGCGAGTACGCCCGCGCCCGCTCGTTGACACTCGTCGGGACTGCCCCCTCGGGCCAGGAGATCGACGACGAAGCCCTGTCGGCGCTCCATCCGGAGGATCCCACGCGGCTCCGAGAATCCCTCTCGCTGGCGTTCACCGACGGTTTCCTGGCCGAGACGGGACTGGTCGACGACGTCGTCGAGTGGCGGCGCGAGGAGGACGCCGTCGGGGACGCCCTGGCCGGCCACCGCGAGGCGGTCCGGTCCTTCGAGGCGGGTCCCCGCTACGAGATCGCGCTGCCGACGCTCGTCCTCCACGGCCTCGAGGACCCGGTCGTCGACGTCGAAGCGGGCCGCGAACTCGCGGCCGACCTCCCGCGCGGGCGGTTCGAGGCCGTCGAGGGGAAACGGTGCTGTTACGTCGAGCACTCGGCGGCCGTCTCCGACGCGATAGACCGGTTCGTCGACGGCGTAAGCGCCGATTACTCGGGCTAAGCGCGGGGACTGTGGGGGGTCGCCGACACGGTTCGGGATCGCCGTCGGGGACACTTCGCATCTGACTAGCCATACCCGATAGTAGGTCGGCACCGAGACGGGGTACGTCGCTGTTTCCAGACGGTAGCTTCGTTCGAATCCTCCCGAATGTGGCGTTCTGGAGCCGCATTACGACTCTCTTACGGGCGGGCGGGAGCGTCGGAGGTCGGCACGGTCGTTTGTGTCTGACGCGTCCTTTATGTACGTCGAAACGGTACGACGTTCCGATGAGAACACGTATCGCGCTACTGAACGCCTCTCACAACGACCCTAACACGACGCGGAACTTCCGCCGCGAACTCGACGCCGACCTCTCGGAGTTCTCGGTCACCGACGGGGAGCTCCCCGACGACTACGAGTACGACGCCTTCGTCGTCACCGGGTCGCGCGCCTCCGTCTACTGGGACGAACCCTGGATCGAGGGGACGCGCGACTGGGTGCGCGGCGCGGTCGAACGCGACCTCCCCGCCCTCGGCATCTGCTGGGGCCACCAGCTGCTGGCCGACGTCCTCGGCGGCACCGTCGAGCCGATGGGCGAGTACGAACTCGGCTACCGGACCGTCACCCACACCGGCGACGACCTCTTCGCGGGCGTCCCCGAGGAGTTCACCGTCTTCACCACCCACTCCGACGCCGTCACCGAACTCCCGGACGGCGCCGACCTGATCGCGGAGAACGACTACGGCGTCCACGGCTTCCGGCACGGCGACGTCTTCGGCCTCCAGTCCCACCCCGAGTACGACCCCGAGACCGCCGAGTCCGTCGTCCGCGGGAAGGACCACCTCCCGGCCGAGCGCATCGAGGCCGTCTGCGACGGCATCACCGAGGCCGCCTACGCCGACGCGAAACCGGCCAAGTCTATCTTCGAGAACTTCGCCGAGACCATCCGGACGGTCGACCCCGCCGCCGAAGCCGCTTCCGGGACCGTCGCCGCAGACGACTAACCGGCCGCCGGCGCCGGCGGCGGCCCCGTCAACTCCTTCTGCGTGTGCGAGCGTTTTTGGTGGTACGACTCCACGTTCCGGTATGCTGGATTACGTGAGTCTCGAGGCGGACCTGGACGAGGAAGAACGGATGGTCCGCGACACGGCCCGCGACTTCGTGGAGGACAAGGTCCGCCCCGACATCGGCGAGCACTGGATCGAGGGGACGTTCCCGATGGACCTCATCCCCGAGATGGGCGAACTCGGCTTCTACGCGCCGAACCTCGAGGGATACGGCTCACCGAACGTCAGCGAGAAAGCCTACGGCCTGCTGATGCAGGAACTGGAGGCCTGCGACTCCGGGCTCCGCTCGATGGCCTCCGTCCAGGGCGCCCTCGTGATGTACCCGCTGCACGCCTACGGCAGCGAGGAGCAGAAGGAGGAGTACCTCTGGGACCTCGGGTCGGGCGAGAAGGTCGGCTGCTTCGGGCTCACCGAACCCGCCCACGGCTCCAACCCCTCGGGGATGGAGACCAGCGCCGAGAAGGACGGCGACGAGTACGTCCTCAACGGCGCGAAGACCTGGATCACCAACTCCCCCATCTCCGACGTCGCCATCGTCTGGGCGAAGGACCGTTCCGACGACGACACCGTCCGCGGGTTCGTCGTCGACACCGACCTCGACGGCGTCACCACGAACAAGATCGAGGAGAAGCTCTCGCTGCGCGCCTCGATCACCGGCGAGATCCACCTCGACGACGTCCGCGTCAACGAGGCCGACGTCCTCCCGGACGTCCGGGGGATGAAGGGCCCGCTCTCCTGTCTGTCGCAGGCGCGCTTCGGCATCGCGTGGGGCGCCGTCGGCGCCGCCCGCGACTGCTTCGAGACCGCCCGCGGATACGCCCAGGATCGCGAGCAGTTCGGCGGTCCCATCGGTCGCTTCCAGATCCAACAGCAGAAACTCGCCGAGATGGCCACCCAGATCACCCTCGCCCAGCTGCTCGTCTACCGCATCACCGACCTCAAGGAGCGCGGGGACCTCCGGCCCCAGCACATCTCGATGGCCAAGCGGAACAACGTCCGGATGGCCCGCGACCAGTCGCGCATCGCCCGCGAGATGCTCGGCGGCAACGGCATCACCGCCGACTACTCGCCGATGCGCCACATGACGAACCTCGAGACCGTCTACACCTACGAGGGCACCCACGACATCCACACCCTCATCCTCGGCGAGGACCTCACGGGCCTGAAGGCCTACCAGTAGGGCTCGCCCGTCAGTCCTCGAGGGCCTCGAACGTCTTCTCCGCCCATCGCACGGCGTAGGCCGCCCCGTGGTCCCGATACACCTCGGCGTCCAGGGCGTCGAACGGCGACGGCACCGACACCTCGTGCTTGACGGCGCTGCAGGCCAGTTCCGCGCCGTCGGCGAAGTCGGTCTGTCCCCTCGCGACGTCGCTCGTCAGATTCGAGAGCCGCGGTTCCAGTCGTTCCCCGGCGTCGACCCACTCCCCGTAGAGGGCCGGGTGCTCGTCGTCCCACTCCCGGAACACCTCCCGGGTGTGCAGGCCCACGTACGCGTCGAACAGCGCCGCCGCTAGCTGGTAGGTCTCGGTCGCCGATAGCGGGACCGCCTCGTCGAGCGCGCGGTACTCCGATCCGAAGAACCCCAGGAAGTGCTCCGGGAGCCCCAGGCCGACCTCGACGAACGCCTCCGCGAGCAGGAAGTCGACGAAGCCGGCGGGCGAACCCTCCAGGCGCGGCTTGACGAACACCGACGGCGGGTCGGTCTGTCGGGTCCAGGCGACGCCGCCGTCCCCGGGCGCGCCGATCGTGAACTCCCCGCCGGCGATGCGGTGGAGCGTCTGCGGGGCGTCTTTCGGGACCCACGACTCGTCATAGGTCAGCAGGTCGATGCCGTCGACGACCGCCAGCAGGTTCTCGGCGACCGACGACGGGAGCGTCTCGAAGTCGCCGTCGCTGTCGAAGACGGCGGCCGACGGCGCGTGCGCCTCGCGGACGGCCGCCAGTTCGCCGGACAGCTTCCGGCGCTCGAACATCTATCCGAGCGTGATGCCGGCGAACAACAGGACGCCGACGACCAGCGAGGCGACGAGCGTCGCGAGCAGGATCTTGGTGGGGTCGCTCATGCACGGACCTTCCGCGGCGGAGCGTTTAAAGATTCGACTTTCGACCCGGGCGGTTCGCCACCGGAACTATGTTCCCGGGTGGTGCGCACCGGACCATGGAACGACAGCGCGTCACGACGGGTACGGAGTGGGAACCCCACGTCGGCTACTCCCGGGCGGTCCGGGTCGGAGACCGGATCCTCGTCTCCGGAACGACGGCGACCGACGACGATGGAAATCCGGTCGCCCCCGGCGACCCCGAGGCGCAGACCCGGCGCGCCCTCGACATCGTCGTCGACGCCATCGAGGAGGCCGGCGGCGCTCGCGAGGACGTCGTCCGGACCCGGATGTACGTGACCGACGCGGACGACTGGGAAGCCGTCGGTGAGGTCCACGGGGAGTTCTTCGGTGACGTGCGGCCAGCAGCGACGCTGGTCGAGGTGTCGAGTCTCGTGGAACCGGAGTACGTCGTCGAGGTCGAAGCCGAGGCCGTCGTCTCCTGACGGGCGCCGATATCTCCAATCGAAACGAAGGGGTTGGTGGGTGGGAGGAACTCGGTCAGTTAATCGAGGTGACCCGACCGATCAGTTGTCGAATCGCGCCTGGACGAACGGCTGGGCGTCCTCGACCTGTCCGATGCGGGAGTCCGAGAGGAGCACGGCCTCCGTCTCTTCCAGTGGAACCGAGAGGCTGATCTCCTTGGTGCGGCCGTAGCGGCCCTTCGAGACGACGACGGCGTTGACGATGCCGAGCATGTCGAGTTCGCTGATGAGGTCGGTCACTCGACGTTGGGTGAGCACGTCCGCGTCCATCTCCTGACAGAGGCGCTTGTAGATGTTGAACACCTCGCCCGTGTTCACGTTGTGGACGCCGTTCTTCTCGAGGAGGATCGTCGCGTAGAGGACGAGCTTCGACTGGGTGGGCAGGGTCCGGACGACCTCGACGACCCGATCGAGTTCGATCTTCTCCTGGGCCCGGCGGACGTGCTTCTCCTCGACGGTCTCGGTGCGGTCGCGCTCGGCGAGTTCGCCGGCGGTCCGGAGCAGGTCGAGGGCTCGACGGGCGTCGCCGTGCTCCTGGGCGGCGAAGGCCGCACAGAGCGGGATGACGTCTTCCGAGAGCGTGTCGCCCTTGAACGAGATCTCCGAGCGGTGCCGGAGGATGTCCCGGAGCTGCGTCGCGTCGTACGGCGGGAAGACGATCTCCTCCTCGCCGAGGCTCGACTTGACGCGGGGGTCGAGGAAGTCGGTGAACTTCAGGTCGTTCGAGATGCCCATGATGCTCACCCGGGAGTTCTCCAGCTCCGAGTTCATCCGCGAGAGGTTGTAGAGGGTGTCGTCGCCGGACTTCTCGACGAGCTTGTCGATCTCGTCGAGCATGATGACCACGACGCGCTCGTGGTAGTCGACGGCGTCGAAGAACGTCGAGTAAACGCGGTCGGTCGGCCACCCCGTCATCGGCACCGGTTCGAACTCCTCGAGGTCGGCCTCGAGTTGCGTGATCTCGTTCTCCACCGCGGCGACGCTGTCGAACTCGGTGTCGGCGAGCGCGCCGTGGTCCTCGGCGGCCCGGTCCCGGAGGTCGCCGAGCTCCTCGAGTCGGTCCTCGATGTACGCCTCGTTCTTCTCGATGAACTTGTTGGCGAGCTGGGCGAGGACGCGGTACTGCGTGTCGGTGACCTCGCAGTTGATGTACTCGACCTCGCAGGGCACCTCGTACTTCTGGGAGGTGCTCTCGAGTTCCTCGCTGACGAACTTCGCGCTGGCGGTCTTGCCGGTCCCCGTCTTCCCGTAGATGAGGATGTTCGAGGGGGTCTCCCCGCGCAGCGCGGTCACGAGGATGGTCGCCATGTTGTTGATCTGCTCCTCGCGGTGGGGGAGCTCACGGGGTGTGTAGGAGGGACGCAGCACCTCCTTGTTCTCGAAGATGGGTTCGCCCTCCAGGAGGTCGTCGAAGAGCCCCCTGGACGCCTCGTCGGTGTCGCCCGAGGCTGCGTCGGGGTCGGCGTCGAGATCCAGGTCCTCGAGGTCGACGTCCCCGGAGAACCCGTCGACGGTGTGGCCGGGGGCGGTCCCCTCCCCGCCGATCTCGTCGCCGGCGGGAGCCGTCTCGATGGATTCGCGGAGACCACTATCGCTCGGGTCGGGAGTGTCGCCGGAGCTGGCTGCGTTGCCGTCGATATCCGACCCCTCTGTTTCAACTGGAGTCCGATCGACGAATCCGGATGCGTTACCCGCTCCAGTAGTCTCGTGGCTGGAATCGTCGTCGACGGTATCGGCTTCGGTTCCAGTCGAACTCGTGTCCTCCTCCCCGTGGGCGGCTCGGTCGTCCTCGTCCCGGGATTCGACTTTGTGCTCCTCGGACGTGTCGGTGGAATCTCCCTCTGTCATTCGTGCTAGTACCCCCCAGTTTCACGTGGAGCTTTACTCCGCGACGGCCGAACGGTCCGATTTCGGGGGTCAGAAACCCGGTACGTCGAATCCGTCGATGTGTGGCCGTCCACTTGATGCAAGGGAACCGATGGTCGAACATTCTATTAAAAGTTGTGATGCGAGCGGCGTGCCAGTGGCTTCTCGATTCGGTGGTGGAGTCATTCTGACGAACTGGTCAGTAGAGAGTGGCGTTCGAGGGGAGCTACCGCTCGGTTTCTAGTTTCTGCTGTTCCAGTCCGGATATATCTGGAGCCGTCCGGTGGTCTCGGTGGAACGAACACCGATGTTTCGGGTGGAATAGAGCTATCGAGAGCGAGTATCCGGGGATCCAGCGCAATGCCGAAGACAGATGATTCTCGGTTGATACTTCTGGAGCGACGAGGATCGTCGAGCTCCTGCGTCGAATCCCGAGAAGTTGGCGTGCTGATGGAGGCTGAAGGCAGAAAGTCGGGGAGTGGTCGGTCTGGGAGGGGTGGTTATCGGGTGTGTTCCAGTGGATGCATGGGAAGCGGAGGGGAGTCCCCCCACACCCCTTGGTTTCGTGTGGAGCGGCGAGAAGGCGGGGAGGGGGTCAGCAGGGACGGGCCCAACTAGCGATAGCAACCTTTAACACGTGTTAACAATAACCATAGCCGTAGTGGAGAAGAAAACGATTCTTCCTACCGCTTTTCTATCTAGTATTACTAGACGTCACGACGTTACCGCGTCTCTAGTCTAGTCTTCGTGACAGCTTCCCGCCGCTTCTGGCGGCCCACCACACCCCCTCATCCCGCTCCAGGCGAAACGAAGGGGTAGGGGCCTCCGCCACCTCTCGCCTCCCCCGACTTCTCCGCCTCGGCTCTCCCATTCGACTCGAACCTGCTCCCCGTCACGACCTGTGTCTCCATTCTTCGAGTAGCTCGAGAGCCTCCTCGACGTTCCTCTCTGAACTCCGACCGATTTCCCGACCTCTCCGCAGCGCTGGACTTCCCGACACACCGACCGCTCCGCCGCGATTTCGGAACAGGATCTGACCTCTCGGGAAGGCTTATCCCCGTTCTATCCGGTTTGTGACGTGTGTCTGACGCAGAGTTAAGTGATTGGGCCGAGGTAGTACGGGCAGAGCGACTCCGATTTCGACCCGAAATCGGGGCCGTGGGAGGATGAGATGGGACTGCTAACCGAACTCAAATCGAGTATCTCGAACGCGACGTCGAGCCTGTTCGCGGGGAGCGATCCGAAGCGGATCGGCATCTACGGCCCCCCGAACGCGGGTAAGACGACGCTCGCGAACCGTATCGCCAGAGACTGGACCGGCGACGCCGTCGGTCCGGAGAGCCACGTTCCCCACGAGACGCGCCGCGCGCGTCGCAAGGAGAACGTCGAGATCAAGCGCAACGGCAAGTCGGTGACGATAGACGTCGTCGACACGCCGGGTGTGACCACCAAGGTGGACTACAAGGAGTTCCTCGAACACGACATCGAGAAGGACGACGCCGTCCGCCGCTCCCGCGAGGCCACGGAGGGCGTCGCCGAGGCGATGCACTGGCTCCGCGAGGACGTCGACGGCGTCATCTACGTCCTCGACTCCACCGAGGACCCGTTCACGCAGGTCAACACGATGCTCATCGGCATCATCGAGAGCCAGAACCTGCCGGTGCTCATCTTCGCGAACAAGATAGACCTCGACGACTCGAGCGTCCAGCGGATCAGCAACGCCTTCCCGCAGCACGAGACGGTGCCGCTGTCGGCCCTCGAGGGGGACAACATGGACGAAGTGTACGACAAGATCGCGGAGTACTTCGGGTGATATCATGCCCGAGATAACTACAGGCGACGGCGACGACGGACTCGCGGACGGCATCCAGATCGACATGATCAGCGCCGAGCGGATGGAGGACATGCGGACGATGGAGAAGATCCGCCTGATCCTCGACGGCGTCCACGACGGCAACATCGTCATCCTCGAGTCCGGCCTGGAGCCGGAGGAGGAGTCGAAGCTCATCGAGGTGACGATGTCCGAGATCAACCCCGACGGGTTCACCGGCATCGAGATCGAGACCTACCCCGGCGGCGACGGCGGGGACAGCAGCTTCCTCGGCCGCCTCATGGGCAACGACGAGCCGAACAAGCTCACCGTCATCGGGCCGGCCAACCGCATCGAGACGCTCCACAAGGACGAGACGCTCATCAGCACGCTCATCACGCGGACGTGACCTAGCGATGCCTCACCAGTGTACCGGCTGCGGCCACACGTTCGCCGACGGCTCCAAGGAGATGCTCTCGGGCTGTCCGGAGTGTGGCGGCAACAAGTTCCAGTTCCGGCCCGAGGGGGCGTCACTGCCCGACGACCCGAGCGAGACCGACTCGGGAGCGGCGCAATCTGGCCCCGATAGCCAAGAGCCGTCTCCCGACGCGGAGCCGCCGGAACCGGATGGAAGCTCTTCGTCGGTGGCCGAGACGGTCGGCCGTGCCACGACGAAGGTCCGGGACTTCGTCTCCTCGGACCCCGCGG includes:
- a CDS encoding DUF2073 domain-containing protein, which codes for MPEITTGDGDDGLADGIQIDMISAERMEDMRTMEKIRLILDGVHDGNIVILESGLEPEEESKLIEVTMSEINPDGFTGIEIETYPGGDGGDSSFLGRLMGNDEPNKLTVIGPANRIETLHKDETLISTLITRT
- a CDS encoding Cdc6/Cdc18 family protein, giving the protein MTEGDSTDTSEEHKVESRDEDDRAAHGEEDTSSTGTEADTVDDDSSHETTGAGNASGFVDRTPVETEGSDIDGNAASSGDTPDPSDSGLRESIETAPAGDEIGGEGTAPGHTVDGFSGDVDLEDLDLDADPDAASGDTDEASRGLFDDLLEGEPIFENKEVLRPSYTPRELPHREEQINNMATILVTALRGETPSNILIYGKTGTGKTASAKFVSEELESTSQKYEVPCEVEYINCEVTDTQYRVLAQLANKFIEKNEAYIEDRLEELGDLRDRAAEDHGALADTEFDSVAAVENEITQLEADLEEFEPVPMTGWPTDRVYSTFFDAVDYHERVVVIMLDEIDKLVEKSGDDTLYNLSRMNSELENSRVSIMGISNDLKFTDFLDPRVKSSLGEEEIVFPPYDATQLRDILRHRSEISFKGDTLSEDVIPLCAAFAAQEHGDARRALDLLRTAGELAERDRTETVEEKHVRRAQEKIELDRVVEVVRTLPTQSKLVLYATILLEKNGVHNVNTGEVFNIYKRLCQEMDADVLTQRRVTDLISELDMLGIVNAVVVSKGRYGRTKEISLSVPLEETEAVLLSDSRIGQVEDAQPFVQARFDN
- a CDS encoding Era-like GTP-binding protein; this translates as MGLLTELKSSISNATSSLFAGSDPKRIGIYGPPNAGKTTLANRIARDWTGDAVGPESHVPHETRRARRKENVEIKRNGKSVTIDVVDTPGVTTKVDYKEFLEHDIEKDDAVRRSREATEGVAEAMHWLREDVDGVIYVLDSTEDPFTQVNTMLIGIIESQNLPVLIFANKIDLDDSSVQRISNAFPQHETVPLSALEGDNMDEVYDKIAEYFG
- a CDS encoding RidA family protein, whose protein sequence is MERQRVTTGTEWEPHVGYSRAVRVGDRILVSGTTATDDDGNPVAPGDPEAQTRRALDIVVDAIEEAGGAREDVVRTRMYVTDADDWEAVGEVHGEFFGDVRPAATLVEVSSLVEPEYVVEVEAEAVVS
- a CDS encoding acyl-CoA dehydrogenase family protein, which produces MLDYVSLEADLDEEERMVRDTARDFVEDKVRPDIGEHWIEGTFPMDLIPEMGELGFYAPNLEGYGSPNVSEKAYGLLMQELEACDSGLRSMASVQGALVMYPLHAYGSEEQKEEYLWDLGSGEKVGCFGLTEPAHGSNPSGMETSAEKDGDEYVLNGAKTWITNSPISDVAIVWAKDRSDDDTVRGFVVDTDLDGVTTNKIEEKLSLRASITGEIHLDDVRVNEADVLPDVRGMKGPLSCLSQARFGIAWGAVGAARDCFETARGYAQDREQFGGPIGRFQIQQQKLAEMATQITLAQLLVYRITDLKERGDLRPQHISMAKRNNVRMARDQSRIAREMLGGNGITADYSPMRHMTNLETVYTYEGTHDIHTLILGEDLTGLKAYQ
- a CDS encoding DUF7089 family protein, translating into MFERRKLSGELAAVREAHAPSAAVFDSDGDFETLPSSVAENLLAVVDGIDLLTYDESWVPKDAPQTLHRIAGGEFTIGAPGDGGVAWTRQTDPPSVFVKPRLEGSPAGFVDFLLAEAFVEVGLGLPEHFLGFFGSEYRALDEAVPLSATETYQLAAALFDAYVGLHTREVFREWDDEHPALYGEWVDAGERLEPRLSNLTSDVARGQTDFADGAELACSAVKHEVSVPSPFDALDAEVYRDHGAAYAVRWAEKTFEALED